GGCCGTCACCAGGACGTCCAGCACGTACTCGGAGTGTTCGCCCTGGAGCGAGCGCCACTCGGTCTTCGTCACCGTGCGTGTCTTCGTCACGGTCTTGCCGTTCTCCGTGGTCGTGTACGTCTCGGTCTCCTGGTAGTTCTCGCCGATGGAGGCGCTGTAGCGCGACTCGGCGCGGGCGCTGTAGAGCCACGCGGGCGCGTACACTCCCCGGACGTCCTGGAGCGAGGCGCGCTTGAGCCCACCATGCGCCCAGGGGTGGCGAGTGCGCAGCCAGTGCTTCACCCGCTCGGCGGCGACTTCCCGGGTCAATGCGAAACCCAACGCGAAGGCTGGGACGGGCCGATCCACGCTCGCCGGGCGCTCCACCACGGAAGGAGCCACGCAATAGGGGCACACCGTGGTGAACGACTCGGCGGCCACCACCAGCTCCGCTCCGCATGACTGACAGCGCAGGTTCATTCCAGAGGTCCTCTCCGGGGCGAGGATAGCGAAGTCGTGGACGAGCCAGTGCGAACATGGGATGGAAGCGCGCCGAAAGGAGGGCCCACCATGAACGCGGAAGCACCTCGCGAGGTGAGGTTCTGGCCGTTCATGTTCGCGCTCTTCCTCGGCTCGTTCATCACGGTGCTGAGTTCCAGCTCGATCACGATCGCCATTCCCGAGATGCAGCGGCACTTCGGTGCCGAGCTCGCCCTGATGCAGTGGACGCTGACGGGATTCATGCTGGCCATGGGCACGGTGGCGCCGCTCACCGGCTATCTGGGGGACAGGTTCAGCTTCAAGTGGCTGTACCTGGCGGCGATGGGGGGCTTCCTGGTGGCGTCGCTCCTGTGCGGGTGGGCGTGGGACGCGATGTCGCTCGTGGCGTTCCGGTGCCTGCAGGGGGCGTTCAGCGGGCTCGTCATGCCCGTGACGATGACGCTCATCTACCAGGTACTTCCCCGGGAGAAGCAGGCACTGGCGATCAGCCTCTGGAGCCTGTCGGCCATGCTCGCGCCCGCCTTCGGTCCGACGCTGGCCGGAGCGTTGATCACCCTGAGCAGTTGGAGGTGGTTGTTCTTCTTCAACGTGCCGCTGTGCCTGCTGGCGCTCGTGCTGACGCAGCGGGAGGTGGCCTGGTACCGGCTGCGCGAGCCCGGCCCCTTCGACCTGCCCGGGCTGCTCACGGTCGTCATCAGCAGTCTGGCGCTGTTGATGGCCTTCAGCCGGAGCGGGACGTGGGGCTGGGGCAACCCGAAGACCCTGGGCCTGTTCGTGCTGGGGGGCGTGTCGCTGCTCGTCTTCATCGCCCGGGAGTTGAAGGTGGAGGCGCCCCTGCTCAACCTGCGGGTGCTCACCAATCGGCGCTACCTGCTGACGCTGATCGTCTCCAGCATCATCACGATCAGCCTGTACGCGGGCGTGTTCCTGCTGCCGGTGTTCCTGCAACGGATTCAAGGGAGGACGCCGCTCGACACGGGGTTGATCCTCCTGCCCGCGTCCCTGGCCATGGCGCTGCTGATGCCGCTCGTCGGACGCCTGTATGGCGTGCTCGGGCCGCGCGTGCTCATGGTGACGGGCATCTCGATGATCGGCGTGGGCACCTATGCCTTGAGCCACCTGGAGCCGGAGACCTCACGCACCTACGTGTTGCTGTGGATGCTGGTGCGCAACGTGGGCATCTCGCTGTCCACCATGCCGGCGAGCAACGCGGGAATGGAGCAGATTCCTCCCGTGCTCAGTGGCCATGCGTCCTCGCTGAGCAACTGGCTGCGCAACGTGTTCGGCTCGTTCTCGATCGCCATCTTCACCTCGCTGCTGTCCACGTTCGGCCGGATCGAGGGAGCGAAACTGGTGGAGCGGGGAGTCATGGAGGAGCCCCAGCGCATGGAAGCGCTCGCGTTCGTGGCGAGCATCAACGACGTGCACCTGGTGGCCACGATCGTGGTGCTGGCCGCGCTGCCGCTCAGCCTGATGGTGCCCCGACTCTCCCGCACATGACGGCCTCCGTGGACGCCGCGCGAGGTGACGCGGGCGGCCCGTGGGCACGGTGGCCCACGGGCGGCACCCCGAGAGAGCTTGGCTACAGCGGGCACTGCGTGTCGGTCGGCGGACTGATGACGATGGAGCTGCTGAGGGAGCAGCGCTTCACGGACCTCAACCGGATGTGGCCCGCGGCGCCTCCGCCACCACCCCCAGTTGCCTTGTCACCAGTCGCCACCGGAGTGGCATTGCCGCCAGGACCAGGCGACGCCTGGGCGCCACCTTTGCCTCCATCCCCGCCCCCATTGGAGCCGTTGCTTCCACCATTGGCCTGGCCGCCGGACGTCGTGGAACCGTCGTCAGCATTGTTGCCCTCGGACCGGTTGTTGCTGGAACGGTAGCCACTGCCCTCACCACCCCCTCCGCCATTCGCCGTCAGTTGGGAAGAAGCGTTCAGATTCAACTGATGGGCCTCGAGCAGCACCTGCCCCCCACTGCCTCCGCCCCCTCCGCCACCCACCGCACCGTCGGCGGTGTTCCGCCCTCCTCGCCCACCACCTCCGCTGGCGGAGACCTGTTTGGTGACCGTGAGGGTGCCCGCCACGGAAATCTGCACCGCGCCCCCGCCCGCGCCGCCCGCGCCGCCCACGCTGTCCTCGCCGCCGCCACCACCCGGACAACCTCCAGCCAGGGGAACGAAGACATTACCCCCCGCGCTCCCGCCATCGCCACGCGTCGCACCAGCATCCGTCCCATTGCCTCCCGCGGCACCGTTGGTCTTCCCTCCAGCGCCTCCGCCACCTGAACCCACCGAGTTACTGGACACGCCGCCCCTGCCACGCTGCTCCGGGCAGGTCTGCTGTGTACGGCCGCCCGCGCCGGGCGTCGTGCCCCTGCCATTGGCGAGAACGTTGTAGTTCAGCGTGGCGTCTCCGTAGACCGCCAGGATGACGGGGCGAGTGCCCTCGAGCCGAAGATTCGCGTTCAAGTTCAAGTTCGACAAGGCGAACAGCACCATGCCCGAGCCTTCAGGCAGTTGGATGGGTGTGGGGGGATTGCTGACGCAGGTCGCGGGAGTCCAGCTCAGCGTCGTCGAGTCGAAGGTGACATCACACGTGATGTTCAGGGGAATGATGCTCGCCGCGGGAATGGAATCCGGATCGAAGTTGCTCGGAACGTAGGGGAAGCGGCTGCACTTGCCGTCGGTGGCACGGCACACCCCATTCCCGGTGCCTCCCACCAGCGTGCACGTGGCGCTCACCTTGCTGGGGTCCGGCTCCTCGGTGCAATTGCCGAGCGCCGTACAGCCTCCAGTCACTCGGACACAGTTGCTGGAGGGCGTGCACGGAGTCGGGGCACCCTGACAAACACTCGCTCCGGTACACACATCCTGCGTGGTGCAGGCATTGCCATCGTCGCACGAAGCTTGCTGGCACCTGGAGTCCTGGCAGCCGGACAAACCATTGCAGTCGGAGTCCACGGAGGCACTGCACCGCTCGGCGGCGCCCGGATACACCGTGTTGTCCCCGTCATCGCAGTCCGTCCCCGCCACGCCCTCTTCCCGCGCGATGAAGGAGTCGCCGTCATCGTCCTTCGCCCGCAGCGTCGCCTCGAAGGGGAGGATGTCACCCAGGGGGACCTGGATGGGCTCGGAGGTGGAGTACGTCTCGATCAAGGTGCCAGAACACCCCGCGTCCGTGGAGCCATCGAAGGAGGACACCTCCAGCGACAGTTGCCGTTCCCACTCGGCTTTACGGAACACCGCGACCAGGACCTGCCTCGCCTCCGGAGCCTTGAACTGGTTCTGGAGGATGTCCGTCTGCTCCATATGCCCCTGGGAGTCCCTGGCCACCACGCGCAGACACGCCGGCCGGTAGGAGCCGTACTTCACCGTGACCCGTACGGCCCCCTCGGGGGGTCCCTTCTCGCTGCACGCAACGGAGGCCAGGAGCAGTCCCAATATCCAGAGTCGACGCATGCCGCGAGATTACCGGGCCTGGGCGCACGTCGTCAGGGAGAGATGGGTCCGGAGAAGGAAACACGGCGAGGCGAGCCACCCCTCTCGGAGTGGCTCGCCTCACGAAATGGACAACGAGTGACGAGGGCACACGCGCGGAGACAAACTACAGCGGGCACTGCGTGTCGGTCGCCGGGCTGATGGAGTTGGCGTTGCTGATGGAGCAGGACTTCACGGACCTCAGCCGGATGTGGCCCGCGGCACCGCCGCCTCCTCCGCCTCCGCCACTGGAGCCGGCGACCGACAGGCCCGCGTCGCCAGCACCAGGAGGTCCGTTGCGAGAGCCCCCGGCTCCTCCATCTCCACCCGAGGTTGAATCATCACGTCCACCAGCAGCCTGGTTCGCCGAATCCACGAGACCATCCCCTCCCGCTCTGCCATTGCTCCTGGTGCCGCCGGAGAGAAAACCACCGCCCTCGCCCCCCGCTCCTCCATTCGCCGTCAGCCGACTCGAGTTGCCGATATTGAGTTGGTGGGCCTCGAGCAACACCTGACCTCCACTGCCTCCTCCTCCTGCTCCTCCGACCTTACCATCGGCGGTGCCCTGCCCGCCGCGCCCGCCACCTCCACTGGCGGAGACCCGTTGGTTGACCGTGAGGGTGCCCGCCACCGAAATCTGCACCGCGCCCCCTCCGGCGCCCCCCTTGCCCGCCTCGACGTCACCTCCTCCAGACCCTCCCGAACAACCGCCCTCGAGAGGCACGAAGACATTCCCCCCCGCGCTCCCGCCCTCGCCACGATCCGAGCCAGCAGCCGTCCCATTGCCTCCCGCGGCACCGGCGGTTCCCCCTCCAGCGCCTCCGCCACCTCCTCCCACCGAGCCACTGAACACGCCCCCCCGGCCACGCCGTACCGTGCAGGCCTGCTCCAAGCTGCCGCCCGCGCCGGGCACCGTGCCCCTGCCATTGGCGAGGATGTGGTTGTTCAGCGTGGCATCTCCGTAGACCGCCAGGATGACGGGGCGAGTGCCCTCGAGCCGAAGACTCGCGTTCAAATTCAAGTTCGACAAGGCGAGCAGCACCATGCCGGAGCCTTGAGACAACTCGATGGGAGTGGGCGGATTGCTGACGCAGGTCGCGGGATTCCAGCTCAAGTCCTCCGAGTTGAAGGTCACATCACACGTGATGTTCAGGGGAATGATGCTCGCAGAGGGGACGGTATCCGGATCGAAGTTGCTCGGAATGTAGGGGAAGCGGCTGCACTTGCCGTCGGTGGCACGGCACACCCCATTCGTGCCCCCCTCGAGCGTGCACGTGGTACTCACCTTGGCGGGATCCGGCTCCTCGATGCAATTGCCGAGCGCCGTACAGCCCGACTTCACGCGGAAACAGATGCTGGAGGGCGTGCACGGGGTCTGGGTGCCCTGACAGACCCCTGATCCATTGCACACATCTCCCGTGGTGCAGGCCTGGTTGTCATCACAGCTCATGGAGGCCTGCTTGGGGGCATAGTCGCAATTGCCGGTGGTGTCATTGCACACACCCGCCTCGAGACAGGTATTCGTTGGTGCGGCGCACTGCTTGCGAGTGACGACGCACTGTCCTGTCTCCTGGGAGCAAGCGGCCCCCAGGACGCAGGCCCCGGCGGGCGTCTCGCACTGCACCGCCTGGCCCTTGCACTGCGCCGACACTCCCGAGCCCTCACACCGGTCGCCCGTGGTGCAAGGATTGTCATCATCACACGCCGACTGCTGGCACCTGGAGTCCTGGCAGCCCTTGAAGCCGTTGCAGTCGTAGTCCACCGCGACGCTGCACCGCTCGGCGGCCCCGGGGTGCACCTCGGCGCTCTTGTCGTCGCAGTCCAGCCCCATCACTCCCTCTTCGCGCGCGGCGAAGGAGTCCCCGTCATCGTCCTTCGCCCGCAGCGTCGCCTCGTAGGTGGCGAAGTCCCCCGGGGGCACCGGGATGGGCGGCGAGGAGTGCTGCTCCACCACGTTGCCGGAGCACGCCTCTCCCTCGGAGTTATCGAAGGAGGACACCTCCAGCGTCAGCTCCCGACTCCACTCGGCCTTGCGGAACACCCCGACGAGGATCTTCCTCCCATCCGGATCCTTGAAATTGTCCTGGAGGATTTCCGTCCGGCCCTCCTGCCCCTGGGCGTCCTTGGCCACCACGCGCAGACACTCGGGCCGGTAGGAGCCATAATTCACCGTGACCCGCACGGCCCCCTCGGGAGGAGCCTTCTCGCGGCACGCAACGGACGTCAAGAGCAGTCCCAATATCCAGAGTCGACGCATGCCGCGAGATTACCGGGCCCCCACGCTCCTCGTCGGGGGAAGATGAGCCCGCGGACCCGAGCGCGGCAACGAATGTCCTACACACGGCGAAGCGGATATTGCGCGCCGCGAGGACCCTGGTGTAGCTCCGCGTTTTCACCCGGACGCATCTGGCATGAACTCGCACCAGGGGGCACGTCACGTGGAGAGCCACTTCGACCCACCCACGGTTCTGCGCGCTGGGGTGCTGGCATTGATCCTACGGAGGGATGCATGCGTGGCGGTGAGTTCGCGGATCTCCAGGCCTTCGCCGCCATTGCCCGGCATGGGCACTTCGCGCGGGCCGCCGCGGAGCTGGGCGTGTCGCCCTCGGCGCTCAGCCAGACGATGCGTCACCTGGAGGAGCGACTCGGGGTGCGGCTGCTCCACCGCACCACGCGCAGCGTCGCCCTGACGGAGGCGGGAGCGCGTCTGCTCGAGCGGCTCGTGCCCGTCTTCGAGGGGCTGGACGCGGCGCTCGAGGGCATCAACGCCTTTCGCGAGCGCCCCACGGGCACCCTCCGCCTGACGGCCCCCCGCTCGGCCACCGTGCACTTCCTCCAGCCCCTGTTCGTCCGCTTCCACGAGAAGTACCCGGACGTGGCGCTCGACATCACGGTGGATGACGCGGTGGTGGACATCGTCGCGGCGGGCTTCGACGCGGGGCTGCGTCTGGGCGAGCGGCTCGAGCAGGACATGGTGGCGGTGAAGCTCGGGGGGCCGCTGCGCCAGCTCGCGGTGGCCTCGCCCGGCTATCTCGCGCGCCATGGGACGCCCCGCACGCCCGAGGAGCTGCTGAACCACACCTGCATCAACTGGCGCCAGTCTGGCAGCCTGGCCCTCTACCCGTGGGAGTTCGCCCGGGAGGGCAAATGGTTCGAGGTGGCGGTGAAGGGTCCGCTCATCCTCAATGATCGGAGGCTCGCCATCGAGGCCGCGATGGAGGGCCTCGGCATCGCCTTCTGGTCCGAGAGCTTCATGCGGCCGTTCATCGACGAGGGCCGGCTGGTGCCGATGTTGGAGGAGTGGTCCCCGCCCTTCCCGGGCTTCTACCTGCACCATCCGAGTGGCCGGCAGATGCCCGCGGCGCTGCGCGCGTTGATCGACATGCTCAAGGAGTCCTTCCCGGCGAAGTAATACTTCGAAATCAAACTCCGTCCCGGAGCGGTAAATACGCGGCCACCTCCAGCGGTCCATTCATGCACAACGGGACGCGAGCAGCCCCCTCGAGAAGTTCGAGAAGAGCTCCGCGCACCGAAGCATTGGAATGAAGGAGCACCGCCATGAAGCGCATGTTCACGTGGATGTCCGTTGCCTTCGCTCTGTATTCGAGCACCCCGGCCCTGGCCTCGTCGCGGAACGACGGCCCGCCCAACGGCAATCCCGGCACCGTGCACGGCCGGAGTGGCCCGGAGCGCGAGTCATCCCGCGAACGCGCCGAGCGGGAGCGCCGCGAACGAGAGGAGCGGGAACGCCGCGAACGAGAGGAGAGGGAGCGCCGCGAGCGGGAGGCGCGTGAGCGTCGCGAGCGTGAGGAGCGGGAGCGTCGCGAGCGTGCCGAGCGCGAGCGTCGCGAACGTGAGGAGCGTGAACGCCGGGAACGGGAAGCCCGGGAGCGCGCCGAGCGTGAGCGCCGGGAACGGGAAGCCCGGGAGCGTGCCGAGCGTGAACGCCGGGAGCGCGAGCGCGGAAACCGCACGCATGAGGCCTCGCCCGTGTACCGCTGACGCGTCACCCGCCGCGAAAAACGGCACCCCAGCGCGGCCGAAATGAAACCGAAACATTCGGCGCGCAAACTGGCGCACGTCGCATCCTCACTCCCCGGAGGAGCCCGTGCGCCCATCATCCCGCATCCAGGCAACGCTGACCGTGGTGACGGCCCTGCTTTCCGCGTCGGTTCACGCACTGCCCGCCAGCCGGCCCGGCCCGGCTCTCGAAGCGGTGCAGGCCTGCGCCACCAAGAGCCCTGGAGCGGCCTGCGAGTTCAGCCACCAGACCCGCGCACTCGTGGGGATGTGCGAGGCCCACGAGGGCGAGGCGCTCGCCTGCCGTCCCGCTCCGCCCTCGAGGCCTCTCTCGCGAAAGCAGACACCCGAGGAGTAACCCTCCCCTACTGCGGGTATTGAAAAATACAGATTCATTCAATCCTCCCCATCACCTACTGAGCGTTCCCGCCCGACGGTGAGCGCCTGGGGAGAAAACCATGACGCCTCGCCCATCCCTGGTGGGATGCTGACTCCTGGCTAGCTCCAGGACACGGGGTCTCCATGGCCAATCGCATCAGCCGCATCACCGCCTATGTCGAGAAGCGCAAGCTCGGCTTCGGCGTCGCGCGCCTCATCATGATGAGCGGGGTGAACGTGCGCGCGATTCCACCGGATGAGCCGGACCCTCCGGACGCGTTGAGGCGACTGGAGCAGGCGCTGGTCCGGGTCTTGTCGCCCGAGGAGCTGCGAGAACTTCAAACCCTGCTGGAGAACGACAAATGACGGTGACGATTGGAGTGGGAGTGGGTCATGACCAGGACACGAAGCAGGCAATGCGCGGCGCGGTGGAGCGGGCACGGGCGGGACTGGGCGGCGCACCCATCCAGGCGGCCTACCTCACCGCGACGGTGGACCACGAGGCGGCGGACGTCCATGCCACCTTCCGGGAGCTGTTGCCCGGAGTCGCGCTGCACGGGGTGACCACGTCGCTCGGGGTGCTCACGCCGGAGGGCGTCCAGAACGAGGGCCATGGGGCGCTGGCGGTGATGTTGTTCGGCGGCCCACCGGGAATGGCCTTCGTGGCATCGTCGCAGGAGGAGGAGGGGCGCCGGGCGGGAGAGACCGCGGCACGCGCGCTGGTGCGCCAGGCCGGAGGCCGTCAACCGAGGATGATTCTCTTCAATGCCTCGCCGGGGCAGGAGGAGGCGATGCTGACGGGCATCGCGAGTGTCTGTCCGGACGTGCCCTGCTCCGGAGGCAGCGCCGCGGATCACGCCATCGCGGGACAGTGGAGTGTCTTCACCCACGAGGGGCCGGTGCGCTCGGGCGTGTCGCTGCTGGGGTTCTTCGGCGAGCTGCGGTGTGGCACGGCGCTGTCGGTGCCCTACGCCCCCACGGGCACGCGCGCGCGGGCCACGGGCTCCGAGGGCCGGACCCTGCTGACGCTGGATGATCAGCCCGCTGCCCAGGTCCTGGGGCGTTGGATGGAGGGGGCCATCGACGAGCAGCTGCGCTCGGGCGGCAACATCCTCGCGCAGACGGCGCTCCGGCCCATCGCCGTGCGCCGGGAGTTCGGCCAGGGGGAGCACTACATCACGGTGCACCCGGCCCATCTCCACGCGGACCGGGGCACGGTGGACATCTTCGCCAACATCGAGCCCCGGGACGAGGTGTGCTTGATGACCGGCACGCCCGAGGGGTTGGTGAACGAGATGGCCCACCTCATCGACATGACGCTGGCGCGGGCGGGACTGACGGCGCGTGAGGTGAAGGGGGCCTCGCTCATCTTCTGCGCCGGGTGCGCGGGTGCCCTGGGGCCCCGCATCGACGAAGGCCTGCGCACGTTCACGCGACTGCTTCCCGGGGTGCCCATGCTCGGCCTGTGCACCTTCGGCGAACAGGGTCACGTGCCGGGACTCGGCAACGTGCATCAGGATCTGTCGCTCAGCCTCGCGCTCTTCGGCGACGAGCGGCCCTGAGCAGGTGGCGTGCAATCCCGCGCGGACGTGGTGCGCGGCTTCATCGAGGACGCGCTCGACGAGGACATGCGCTGCCACATCATCGACGAGGACAAGAAGGACAGCTGAGCGGAGCCGCTCAGGCCGCGAGCGCCTCGATGGCCGTGCCCACATCCTCGAGGCGGGACACCACCTTCACCGCTCCCGCCTCCAGCAGGGCCCGTGCATGACCGGGCCAGGAGTGGCCGCCTCCCGTGAAGCCGATCACCCGCATGCCCGCCGCGACGGCCCCCTCGATGCCGTGCGAGGAGTCCTCGATGACGAGCGCGTCGCGCGGCTGCACACCGAACACCCGGGCCGCGTGCAGGAAGACATCGGGCGCGGGCTTCGAGCGGCCCAGCTCGGGGGCCGAGAAGATGTGGGGTTGGAAGCGCTCCCAGAGGCCCGTCGCGCCCATGCTGATCTTCAGCCGCGCGGTGCTCGAGTTCGAGCAGACGCAGCGCGGGCCCTGGAGCCGATCGAGCAGCGCATGCACACCCGCGATGGGCTTCACGCTCTCCAACCTGCGATCGATCTCGAGCGTCGCGCGCTGACGGAAGTCTGAGGGCAGGGGCCGCCCGAGCTCCCGGTGGATGAGGATCTCGAGTTGCGCGTGGGTCAGCCCGGTGAAGCGGTTGATGGCCTCCTCATGGGAGAGGGAGAGGCCCAGCTCGCGCATCATCTCGGCGTAGACCCCCGACGCCAGGATTTCCGAGTCGATCAACACGCCGTCACAGTCGAAAATGGTGAGCATGGCCCTCCTTTTACCGGAGGGAGATCCCGGGCGGATCAGCTTCCCGCATCTCCGGGGGCGTCCACGCCAAGGGCCGTCGAGCCGATGCGACGCCGGAAGCGGCTGGGAATCCAGCGGCTTCCGGCCCACACCCGGGGAGGAACTCGTCCCTCAGGGAGCGGCGCTCTGTGCGTCCTGCTCGTCCGCCGTGGGAGCGGAGGACGCGGCGGGCTTGGTCTCGCTCGCCGGCTTCTTGGCGCTGGGGCTGGCCGCGGCCTGCCTCGCCAGCTCGCGAGCACGCTGGGCCACCTTGGGGTTGGGCGCGAGGATCATGAACATCAGGCGCCCTTCCATGCGGGGGGCCTGCTCGACGACCGCCACTTCCTTCAGGTCCTGGATCACGTCCTGAAGGATGGTGGTGCCCTGCTCCTTGTGGGTGATTTCCCGGCCCCGGAACTGGATGACCACCTTCGCCTTGTCTCCATCCTCGAGGAAGCGCCGCACGTTGCGGACCTTGAACTCGTAGTCATGCTCCTCCGTCTTCGGGCGGAGCTTGATCTCCTTGAGGTGGACGACGACCTGCTTCTTCTTGGCTTCCGAGGCCCGCTTCTTCTCCTCGTACTTGAACTTGCCGTAGTCCATGATCTTGCAGACCGGTGGAACGGCCATGGGGCTGATCTCGACCAGGTCGAGTCCCTCGGAGCGGGCCCGATCCAGGGCGGCCTCGAGCGGCATGACGCCGAGCTGCCCGCCATCGGGGCCCACCACCCGGACTTCCCGGGCGCGGATACGGCGATTGGTTCTCTGATCGCGGCTACCGCCGCGGCTGCTTCTCTGGTCGCGAATGATGTGACTTACCTCCGAAAAGGGTTTCAGGCCGGTCCCCATGAAGATGGGACAGGCCCCTACAGGACGACAGGGTCCGGGGAACGATGTGAGGCCCCCGCGAGCGGGAATGCGTTCGGATGCCCGCTCGCCAGCCAGGAGGGAGCGCCCTCGGATACACGCTCCCCGGTGGAGGACGCTCATATCAGGATAACGCTGGGACCGTGTGCCCGCCGCGCGCAGTTCCTTGCACCGGGTGACACTCGGTGGA
Above is a window of Cystobacter fuscus DNA encoding:
- a CDS encoding putative metal-binding motif-containing protein, whose translation is MRRLWILGLLLTSVACREKAPPEGAVRVTVNYGSYRPECLRVVAKDAQGQEGRTEILQDNFKDPDGRKILVGVFRKAEWSRELTLEVSSFDNSEGEACSGNVVEQHSSPPIPVPPGDFATYEATLRAKDDDGDSFAAREEGVMGLDCDDKSAEVHPGAAERCSVAVDYDCNGFKGCQDSRCQQSACDDDNPCTTGDRCEGSGVSAQCKGQAVQCETPAGACVLGAACSQETGQCVVTRKQCAAPTNTCLEAGVCNDTTGNCDYAPKQASMSCDDNQACTTGDVCNGSGVCQGTQTPCTPSSICFRVKSGCTALGNCIEEPDPAKVSTTCTLEGGTNGVCRATDGKCSRFPYIPSNFDPDTVPSASIIPLNITCDVTFNSEDLSWNPATCVSNPPTPIELSQGSGMVLLALSNLNLNASLRLEGTRPVILAVYGDATLNNHILANGRGTVPGAGGSLEQACTVRRGRGGVFSGSVGGGGGGAGGGTAGAAGGNGTAAGSDRGEGGSAGGNVFVPLEGGCSGGSGGGDVEAGKGGAGGGAVQISVAGTLTVNQRVSASGGGGRGGQGTADGKVGGAGGGGSGGQVLLEAHQLNIGNSSRLTANGGAGGEGGGFLSGGTRSNGRAGGDGLVDSANQAAGGRDDSTSGGDGGAGGSRNGPPGAGDAGLSVAGSSGGGGGGGGAAGHIRLRSVKSCSISNANSISPATDTQCPL
- a CDS encoding putative metal-binding motif-containing protein translates to MRRLWILGLLLASVACSEKGPPEGAVRVTVKYGSYRPACLRVVARDSQGHMEQTDILQNQFKAPEARQVLVAVFRKAEWERQLSLEVSSFDGSTDAGCSGTLIETYSTSEPIQVPLGDILPFEATLRAKDDDGDSFIAREEGVAGTDCDDGDNTVYPGAAERCSASVDSDCNGLSGCQDSRCQQASCDDGNACTTQDVCTGASVCQGAPTPCTPSSNCVRVTGGCTALGNCTEEPDPSKVSATCTLVGGTGNGVCRATDGKCSRFPYVPSNFDPDSIPAASIIPLNITCDVTFDSTTLSWTPATCVSNPPTPIQLPEGSGMVLFALSNLNLNANLRLEGTRPVILAVYGDATLNYNVLANGRGTTPGAGGRTQQTCPEQRGRGGVSSNSVGSGGGGAGGKTNGAAGGNGTDAGATRGDGGSAGGNVFVPLAGGCPGGGGGEDSVGGAGGAGGGAVQISVAGTLTVTKQVSASGGGGRGGRNTADGAVGGGGGGGSGGQVLLEAHQLNLNASSQLTANGGGGGEGSGYRSSNNRSEGNNADDGSTTSGGQANGGSNGSNGGGDGGKGGAQASPGPGGNATPVATGDKATGGGGGGAAGHIRLRSVKRCSLSSSIVISPPTDTQCPL
- the infC gene encoding translation initiation factor IF-3, whose protein sequence is MIRDQRSSRGGSRDQRTNRRIRAREVRVVGPDGGQLGVMPLEAALDRARSEGLDLVEISPMAVPPVCKIMDYGKFKYEEKKRASEAKKKQVVVHLKEIKLRPKTEEHDYEFKVRNVRRFLEDGDKAKVVIQFRGREITHKEQGTTILQDVIQDLKEVAVVEQAPRMEGRLMFMILAPNPKVAQRARELARQAAASPSAKKPASETKPAASSAPTADEQDAQSAAP
- a CDS encoding LysR family transcriptional regulator → MRGGEFADLQAFAAIARHGHFARAAAELGVSPSALSQTMRHLEERLGVRLLHRTTRSVALTEAGARLLERLVPVFEGLDAALEGINAFRERPTGTLRLTAPRSATVHFLQPLFVRFHEKYPDVALDITVDDAVVDIVAAGFDAGLRLGERLEQDMVAVKLGGPLRQLAVASPGYLARHGTPRTPEELLNHTCINWRQSGSLALYPWEFAREGKWFEVAVKGPLILNDRRLAIEAAMEGLGIAFWSESFMRPFIDEGRLVPMLEEWSPPFPGFYLHHPSGRQMPAALRALIDMLKESFPAK
- a CDS encoding FIST signal transduction protein — translated: MTVTIGVGVGHDQDTKQAMRGAVERARAGLGGAPIQAAYLTATVDHEAADVHATFRELLPGVALHGVTTSLGVLTPEGVQNEGHGALAVMLFGGPPGMAFVASSQEEEGRRAGETAARALVRQAGGRQPRMILFNASPGQEEAMLTGIASVCPDVPCSGGSAADHAIAGQWSVFTHEGPVRSGVSLLGFFGELRCGTALSVPYAPTGTRARATGSEGRTLLTLDDQPAAQVLGRWMEGAIDEQLRSGGNILAQTALRPIAVRREFGQGEHYITVHPAHLHADRGTVDIFANIEPRDEVCLMTGTPEGLVNEMAHLIDMTLARAGLTAREVKGASLIFCAGCAGALGPRIDEGLRTFTRLLPGVPMLGLCTFGEQGHVPGLGNVHQDLSLSLALFGDERP
- a CDS encoding HAD family hydrolase codes for the protein MLTIFDCDGVLIDSEILASGVYAEMMRELGLSLSHEEAINRFTGLTHAQLEILIHRELGRPLPSDFRQRATLEIDRRLESVKPIAGVHALLDRLQGPRCVCSNSSTARLKISMGATGLWERFQPHIFSAPELGRSKPAPDVFLHAARVFGVQPRDALVIEDSSHGIEGAVAAGMRVIGFTGGGHSWPGHARALLEAGAVKVVSRLEDVGTAIEALAA
- a CDS encoding MDR family MFS transporter, whose product is MNAEAPREVRFWPFMFALFLGSFITVLSSSSITIAIPEMQRHFGAELALMQWTLTGFMLAMGTVAPLTGYLGDRFSFKWLYLAAMGGFLVASLLCGWAWDAMSLVAFRCLQGAFSGLVMPVTMTLIYQVLPREKQALAISLWSLSAMLAPAFGPTLAGALITLSSWRWLFFFNVPLCLLALVLTQREVAWYRLREPGPFDLPGLLTVVISSLALLMAFSRSGTWGWGNPKTLGLFVLGGVSLLVFIARELKVEAPLLNLRVLTNRRYLLTLIVSSIITISLYAGVFLLPVFLQRIQGRTPLDTGLILLPASLAMALLMPLVGRLYGVLGPRVLMVTGISMIGVGTYALSHLEPETSRTYVLLWMLVRNVGISLSTMPASNAGMEQIPPVLSGHASSLSNWLRNVFGSFSIAIFTSLLSTFGRIEGAKLVERGVMEEPQRMEALAFVASINDVHLVATIVVLAALPLSLMVPRLSRT